The proteins below come from a single Campylobacter concisus genomic window:
- the panD gene encoding aspartate 1-decarboxylase gives MNIEILASKIHRAVVTDANLNYVGSISIGEELIKAANLIENQKVEILDVNNGERFATYVIKGKKGEICLNGAAARKVCVGDVVIIVAYASMKFKKAKKFKPTIVHVNNKNEIIKE, from the coding sequence ATGAATATAGAAATTTTAGCTAGTAAGATCCACAGAGCCGTCGTAACAGACGCAAATTTAAACTATGTTGGCTCGATCAGCATAGGCGAGGAGCTTATAAAGGCTGCAAATTTGATAGAAAATCAAAAGGTTGAAATTTTAGACGTAAATAACGGCGAGAGATTTGCCACATACGTGATAAAGGGCAAAAAAGGCGAAATTTGCCTAAACGGCGCAGCTGCTAGAAAGGTCTGTGTTGGCGACGTGGTCATCATCGTGGCATACGCTAGTATGAAATTTAAAAAGGCTAAGAAATTTAAGCCAACCATCGTGCATGTAAATAACAAAAACGAGATCATAAAGGAGTAG
- a CDS encoding YbaB/EbfC family nucleoid-associated protein, which yields MFEGFDFSKMGQMLEDVQRQAKQMEEESKNKEFGAKSGGGLVSVRANGSGEILDISIDDSLLEDKESMQILLISAVNDVLKSVEADKKNTASRMLGGLASMGIK from the coding sequence ATGTTTGAGGGATTTGACTTTTCAAAGATGGGGCAGATGCTTGAGGATGTGCAAAGGCAGGCCAAGCAGATGGAAGAAGAGAGCAAAAATAAAGAATTTGGCGCAAAAAGTGGCGGCGGGCTGGTGAGCGTGAGAGCAAACGGCAGCGGCGAGATACTTGATATCAGCATAGATGATAGCTTGCTTGAGGATAAAGAGAGCATGCAAATTTTGCTAATAAGCGCCGTAAATGACGTGCTAAAATCAGTTGAGGCTGACAAGAAAAACACCGCTTCAAGGATGCTTGGCGGCCTTGCTTCGATGGGGATAAAATGA
- a CDS encoding HP0495 family protein, with the protein MASICDLNNKKAKIDYPTHWEYKIIFDADVNVEEKVKEIVKDREFKLVFSKFSKDKKYASYDLAVLVLSEEERLEIFSALKHEAKYVL; encoded by the coding sequence GTGGCGAGTATATGCGATCTAAATAACAAAAAAGCAAAAATTGATTACCCAACGCATTGGGAATACAAAATAATATTTGACGCAGATGTCAATGTAGAAGAAAAGGTAAAAGAGATAGTAAAAGATAGAGAATTTAAGCTGGTCTTTTCAAAATTTAGCAAAGATAAAAAGTACGCAAGCTATGACCTAGCCGTACTAGTTTTGAGCGAAGAAGAGAGGCTAGAGATATTTTCAGCACTAAAACACGAAGCAAAATACGTTTTATAA
- a CDS encoding polyprenyl synthetase family protein yields MSLLEDFVKFLNANLPKAPSFHPYYEEALGVMLKAGGKHFRALLLLGVVENVDKSLTQKAMRVALGLEMMHTYSLIHDDLPSMDNASLRRGTPTLHVTYDETTAILAGDALNTHAFYEISRAELPADTRIKCVEILSQNAGVSGMVLGQALDCFFENTNKEDIKRAKAKFGLSGKMLSLDELVFLHIHKTAKLIAASLKMGAVIVNLSKTECEKIYDIGLKLGLAFQIQDDIIDLTSDEAAAGKPVHNDLAKNSFTNLLGLSGAKKKKDELISEIEEALKQIDINIAKMILELTDKHLR; encoded by the coding sequence ATGAGCCTACTTGAGGACTTCGTAAAATTTCTAAATGCAAATTTGCCAAAAGCGCCTAGCTTTCACCCTTACTACGAGGAGGCGCTTGGGGTGATGCTAAAGGCTGGAGGCAAGCACTTTAGGGCGCTTTTGCTTCTAGGTGTGGTCGAAAATGTCGATAAAAGCCTCACGCAAAAGGCGATGAGAGTGGCTTTGGGCCTTGAGATGATGCATACATACTCGCTCATCCACGATGATCTGCCGTCTATGGATAACGCAAGTCTAAGGCGTGGCACGCCAACGCTTCACGTCACATACGACGAGACGACTGCTATACTTGCGGGAGATGCGCTAAACACGCATGCTTTTTATGAAATTTCACGTGCTGAGTTGCCAGCTGACACTCGTATAAAGTGCGTTGAAATTTTAAGCCAGAATGCTGGCGTTAGCGGCATGGTGCTAGGGCAGGCGCTGGATTGTTTTTTTGAAAATACAAACAAAGAGGACATCAAAAGAGCAAAGGCTAAATTTGGCCTCTCTGGCAAGATGCTAAGCCTTGATGAGCTAGTCTTTTTACACATCCACAAAACCGCAAAGCTCATCGCTGCAAGCCTAAAAATGGGCGCTGTGATAGTAAATTTAAGCAAAACAGAGTGCGAGAAAATTTATGATATCGGTTTAAAGCTTGGGCTTGCTTTTCAGATACAAGATGATATCATCGATCTTACAAGCGACGAAGCGGCCGCTGGAAAGCCCGTGCATAACGATCTAGCTAAAAACTCATTTACAAATTTACTTGGTCTATCTGGCGCAAAAAAGAAAAAAGATGAGCTTATTAGCGAGATAGAAGAGGCACTAAAACAGATAGATATAAATATCGCAAAGATGATCTTGGAGCTTACAGACAAGCACCTAAGATAA
- a CDS encoding DUF7488 domain-containing protein has product MRLKYKFALAFLLSALCLNADPRPTQEDFNACFEKNKNSIVSVNKHFGVAITKNLIAVPKSEGAPLGEYVKFDPYLQLFLVRSSKELSPVVMADETNEERIKKSTWVGILNDSNNTVMGHIKSLGQNLGDFDTLSFEYNATGEINTPCCKMIGIAVGADKFIPNRYLKHFVSYDDVYYGDIGVKFLQKEDKFFVGLVDPLGRGKMMMVDDELVSVNGIKPKSLRELNEMVLFAPKGAKLDIIVKRDRQELLFQVPVSGDVKFNQSLDIDAPSSLDLPNLNVMPKSPESLLDDKVLVDYGITVDKNLVVTKVEPKSNADIFGIKIGDKILGYNKESVNSREELLEKISDLQNFVLLFTRNDFQFFARVPK; this is encoded by the coding sequence ATGAGACTAAAATATAAATTTGCCCTTGCATTTTTGCTATCAGCGCTTTGCCTAAACGCCGATCCTAGGCCTACGCAAGAGGACTTTAACGCCTGCTTTGAAAAGAACAAAAACTCAATCGTCTCGGTAAATAAACACTTTGGCGTGGCTATCACTAAAAATTTGATCGCAGTGCCAAAAAGCGAGGGAGCTCCGCTTGGCGAATATGTCAAATTTGACCCATATTTGCAGCTTTTCTTAGTCCGCTCTAGCAAGGAGCTAAGCCCTGTCGTGATGGCTGATGAGACCAACGAGGAGCGCATCAAAAAGAGCACTTGGGTTGGCATATTAAACGACTCTAATAACACCGTCATGGGTCACATCAAGTCTTTGGGACAAAATTTAGGCGACTTTGACACGCTAAGCTTCGAGTATAACGCAACTGGCGAGATAAATACGCCTTGTTGCAAGATGATAGGCATAGCTGTTGGAGCTGATAAATTTATACCAAATCGCTATTTAAAGCACTTTGTATCTTACGATGACGTATATTACGGCGATATCGGCGTGAAATTTTTGCAAAAAGAGGATAAATTTTTTGTGGGTCTTGTTGATCCACTAGGCCGCGGCAAGATGATGATGGTTGATGATGAGCTTGTTAGTGTAAATGGCATCAAGCCAAAGAGCCTAAGAGAGCTAAATGAGATGGTGCTTTTTGCTCCAAAGGGCGCAAAACTGGACATCATCGTGAAGCGTGATAGGCAAGAGCTACTCTTTCAAGTGCCAGTAAGCGGGGATGTGAAATTTAACCAAAGCCTCGACATAGACGCCCCTTCGAGCCTTGATCTACCAAATTTAAACGTCATGCCAAAGTCGCCTGAGAGCTTGCTAGATGATAAAGTTTTGGTTGATTATGGTATCACGGTTGATAAAAATTTAGTAGTTACAAAGGTCGAGCCAAAGTCAAATGCCGACATCTTTGGCATCAAAATAGGTGATAAAATTTTAGGCTACAACAAAGAGAGCGTGAATAGCCGCGAGGAGCTTTTAGAAAAGATAAGCGACCTGCAAAATTTCGTGCTTTTATTTACTAGAAATGACTTTCAGTTCTTTGCAAGAGTGCCAAAATGA
- the tkt gene encoding transketolase: protein MLKKQADTIRFLCADMVQNANSGHPGAPMGLADIMVVLSNFLKHNPKNPKWLNRDRLVFSGGHASSLVYSFLHLSGYDLSLDELKKFRQLGSNTPGHPEIHTPGVEVATGPLGQGVANAVGLAMAEKYAANVLNEPDNKIIDHKIYCLCGDGDLEEGISYEACSIAGNLRLDNLVLIYDSNNITIEGDTAIAFSEDVKARFEAQGWEVARIDGHDYNQIEFALEQANEKESPYLIIANTHIARGAMELEGSHHSHGAPLGEEIIKKAKAAAGFDPEKKFAIDEDVLLRFRGAVEKGDLEEAMWNKKVEALSIEGKNLLNSLLNPDFSKLEFPDFSDKKLATRDTNHVILNEIAKKLPGFIGGSADLAPSNKTELKGMGDFPNGKNIHYGIREHAMAAINNGIARYGLFLPFSATFFIFSDYLKPSARIAALMGIKHFFIFTHDSIGVGEDGPTHQPIEQLSTFRAMPNFYTFRPADGNENVASWQVALNLNAPSAFVLSRQGLEPLTKGEFGDISNGAYLLSSAKDAKITFIASGSEVSLCVKAAEILAEQGIGANIVSAPCFDLLCEQPDEYVAKILDKNTTIITVEAATGLEWYKFADAVYGMSGFGASGKANELFDHFGFTPQKLANFASELI, encoded by the coding sequence ATGCTAAAAAAACAAGCCGATACTATAAGATTTTTGTGCGCTGATATGGTGCAAAACGCTAACAGCGGACACCCAGGTGCTCCTATGGGCCTAGCCGATATCATGGTGGTTTTAAGCAACTTTTTAAAACACAACCCTAAAAATCCAAAATGGCTAAACAGAGATAGGCTCGTTTTTAGCGGTGGTCACGCATCAAGCTTGGTTTATAGCTTCTTACATCTAAGCGGCTACGATCTAAGCTTAGATGAGCTTAAGAAATTTCGCCAACTTGGCTCAAACACCCCAGGACACCCAGAGATTCACACTCCAGGCGTTGAGGTGGCTACTGGCCCACTTGGTCAAGGCGTAGCAAATGCAGTTGGTCTAGCCATGGCAGAAAAATACGCTGCAAACGTGCTAAATGAGCCAGATAATAAAATAATCGATCATAAAATTTACTGTCTTTGCGGCGACGGCGATCTTGAGGAGGGCATAAGCTACGAGGCATGTTCAATCGCAGGAAATTTAAGACTAGACAACCTTGTGCTCATTTATGATTCAAACAACATCACGATCGAGGGCGACACAGCGATCGCATTTAGCGAGGATGTCAAGGCGAGGTTCGAGGCACAGGGCTGGGAGGTCGCACGCATCGACGGACACGACTACAACCAGATCGAATTTGCACTTGAGCAAGCAAACGAGAAAGAGTCGCCATATCTCATCATCGCAAACACACACATAGCACGTGGCGCAATGGAGCTTGAAGGCAGCCATCACAGCCACGGCGCACCACTTGGCGAGGAGATCATCAAAAAGGCAAAGGCCGCAGCTGGTTTTGATCCTGAGAAGAAATTTGCCATCGACGAGGACGTGCTTTTAAGGTTTAGAGGCGCGGTAGAAAAGGGCGATCTTGAAGAGGCTATGTGGAATAAAAAGGTCGAGGCACTAAGCATTGAAGGTAAAAATTTACTAAACTCACTTCTAAATCCAGACTTTAGCAAGCTCGAATTTCCAGACTTTAGCGACAAAAAGCTAGCTACAAGAGATACAAACCACGTTATTTTAAATGAGATAGCAAAAAAACTTCCTGGCTTTATCGGCGGTAGCGCTGACCTTGCTCCGTCAAACAAGACCGAGCTAAAGGGCATGGGTGACTTCCCAAATGGTAAAAATATCCACTACGGCATCAGAGAGCACGCCATGGCGGCCATCAATAACGGCATCGCTAGATACGGCCTTTTCTTGCCATTTTCAGCGACATTTTTCATCTTTAGCGACTATCTAAAGCCAAGTGCAAGAATAGCGGCACTCATGGGCATCAAGCACTTTTTTATCTTCACGCACGATAGCATCGGCGTTGGCGAAGATGGTCCGACACATCAGCCGATCGAGCAGCTTAGCACATTTAGAGCGATGCCAAATTTCTACACTTTCCGCCCAGCTGATGGCAACGAAAATGTGGCTAGTTGGCAAGTGGCTCTAAATTTAAATGCTCCAAGCGCATTTGTACTTAGTCGCCAAGGGCTTGAGCCACTTACTAAAGGCGAATTTGGCGATATTAGCAACGGCGCATATCTATTAAGCTCGGCAAAAGATGCGAAGATAACATTTATAGCAAGCGGTAGCGAGGTCTCACTCTGTGTAAAAGCAGCTGAAATTCTAGCTGAGCAAGGTATTGGCGCAAACATCGTGTCAGCACCTTGTTTTGACCTACTTTGCGAGCAGCCAGATGAATACGTGGCTAAAATTTTAGACAAAAATACAACCATCATCACAGTCGAAGCCGCAACTGGCCTTGAGTGGTATAAATTTGCCGACGCGGTTTATGGCATGAGCGGCTTTGGCGCCAGCGGAAAGGCGAATGAGCTATTTGATCACTTTGGATTTACTCCGCAAAAGCTTGCAAATTTTGCTAGCGAACTTATATAA
- the moaC gene encoding cyclic pyranopterin monophosphate synthase MoaC, with amino-acid sequence MMLTHLDEKDRPKMVDVSPKDPTKRVATASGIIKMSKEAFRAIKENTGKKGPVIQTAVVAAIMGAKKTSELIPMCHPLAILGVDCDIEELSEICAFKLYVSVKIEGKTGVEMEALTGVSVGLLTIYDMVKAIDKSMEISNIVLESKTGGKSGEYMRSK; translated from the coding sequence ATAATGCTAACGCATTTAGATGAGAAAGATCGTCCAAAAATGGTCGATGTAAGCCCAAAAGATCCTACAAAAAGAGTAGCAACTGCTAGCGGGATCATCAAGATGAGCAAAGAGGCCTTTAGAGCGATAAAAGAAAATACTGGCAAAAAAGGCCCAGTCATCCAAACAGCTGTCGTTGCTGCGATAATGGGCGCAAAAAAGACAAGCGAGCTAATTCCAATGTGCCATCCACTAGCTATTTTAGGCGTGGATTGTGATATCGAAGAGCTATCTGAAATTTGCGCTTTTAAGCTTTATGTGAGCGTAAAAATAGAGGGTAAAACAGGCGTTGAGATGGAAGCATTAACTGGCGTAAGCGTGGGACTTTTGACCATTTATGATATGGTAAAAGCTATAGATAAAAGCATGGAAATAAGCAATATCGTATTAGAGAGTAAAACAGGAGGAAAAAGTGGCGAGTATATGCGATCTAAATAA
- the nosZ gene encoding Sec-dependent nitrous-oxide reductase, protein MQKLFCVASAALLGLSLTTACAASSDLEKVMKERGLSEKDVLAAAKTYQPSGKKDDFIVFSSGGQSGQVLVYGVPSMRIYKYIGVFTPEPWQGYGYDNESKAVLKQGNIRGKEITWGDTHHPNFSEKNGEYVGDYLFINDKANPRIAVINLHDFETTQIVVNPIMKSEHGGSFITPNSEYVIEASQYAAPLDNNYHSIDDYEAVYRGAVTFWKFDYPKGKIDEKESFSLELPPYWQDLSDAGKGESYGWGFTNSINTEMYTGGIEKGLPPFEAGASRNDTDFLHVYNWKILEKLVQDKKNYKVINGHKVVTIDAAVKAGALFLIPESKSPHGCDVSPDGRYIIIGGKLDTHTSVYDFRKIKELIDKKEYAGTDPYGIPILDREKSMHGQVELGLGPLHTSFDSQDGVLYTSLYVDSQIVKWDYKNLKVLDKINVHYNIGHLDTMEGKSAKPVGKYAIALDKLSIDRFSPVGPLHPQNHQLIDITGAKMDLIYDMPIPLGEPHDVVSIAASKLSPALTYNMGTNSRTGEASPYATLAGQERVERNGKNVTVYATMIRSHINPEHIEVNKGDNVTIHLTNLERAQDETHGFGIDLYNIHASLEPGKTASVNFVADMEGVFPYYCTEFCSALHLEMMGYLLVKDPSKKYESAKNNKLKTLSPEALKAEYDKVIATNKATDDVIQEVVKYLKEKHYEKYPKVKALVDDALDQYGHIKEVKAKADEAYKKGDVNGAILWEYQVWQYMVKTADVGLRAKNNLAKEIATPMSPAAAKGEEAYLKGGCNGCHVIGQVSSGPDLTGVLLRHENGEKWVAEFIKDPAKFYNDDYIKSMIDYFNLRMPNQHMSDEEIKNIIEYLKWVDENAGM, encoded by the coding sequence ATGCAAAAGTTATTTTGTGTCGCAAGTGCTGCTTTGCTTGGGCTATCTTTAACGACTGCTTGTGCTGCTAGTAGTGACCTTGAAAAAGTCATGAAAGAGCGCGGGCTAAGCGAAAAAGATGTCCTTGCAGCTGCTAAAACTTATCAGCCTAGCGGTAAAAAAGATGATTTCATCGTCTTTTCATCTGGTGGGCAAAGCGGTCAAGTGCTAGTTTATGGCGTTCCGTCGATGAGAATTTATAAATACATCGGCGTTTTCACACCAGAGCCTTGGCAAGGATATGGCTATGACAATGAGTCAAAAGCTGTTTTAAAACAAGGCAACATCAGGGGCAAAGAGATAACATGGGGCGATACACACCACCCAAATTTCAGTGAGAAAAATGGTGAGTATGTTGGTGATTATCTATTTATCAACGATAAAGCTAACCCAAGAATCGCGGTTATAAATTTGCATGACTTTGAGACAACTCAAATCGTTGTAAACCCTATCATGAAGAGTGAGCACGGCGGTAGCTTCATCACCCCAAATAGCGAGTATGTTATCGAAGCTAGCCAATATGCAGCTCCACTTGATAACAACTACCACTCAATAGACGACTATGAAGCAGTCTATAGAGGTGCTGTAACATTTTGGAAATTTGACTATCCAAAAGGTAAGATCGACGAGAAAGAGTCATTTTCTCTTGAGCTTCCACCATACTGGCAAGATCTAAGTGATGCTGGTAAAGGCGAAAGCTACGGCTGGGGCTTTACAAACTCAATAAATACTGAGATGTATACTGGCGGTATCGAAAAAGGTCTTCCTCCATTTGAAGCAGGTGCAAGTAGAAATGATACTGACTTCTTACACGTTTATAACTGGAAAATTTTAGAAAAACTTGTTCAAGACAAGAAAAACTACAAAGTTATAAATGGTCACAAGGTAGTTACAATAGACGCTGCTGTAAAAGCAGGTGCGCTATTTTTGATCCCAGAGTCAAAGAGCCCACACGGTTGTGACGTAAGCCCAGATGGTAGATATATCATTATTGGCGGTAAGCTTGATACTCACACATCAGTTTATGACTTTAGAAAGATCAAAGAGCTAATCGATAAAAAAGAGTATGCCGGCACTGACCCATACGGAATTCCTATCTTAGATAGAGAAAAGTCAATGCACGGACAAGTCGAACTTGGCCTTGGACCACTGCATACATCATTTGACTCACAAGATGGCGTACTTTATACTTCACTTTACGTTGATAGTCAAATCGTAAAATGGGACTATAAAAATTTAAAAGTGCTTGATAAGATAAATGTTCACTACAATATCGGCCACCTTGATACAATGGAAGGCAAATCAGCAAAACCAGTTGGCAAATATGCAATCGCTCTTGATAAACTTTCAATCGATCGCTTTAGCCCAGTTGGCCCACTTCATCCACAAAATCACCAGCTAATAGACATCACTGGTGCAAAAATGGATCTAATCTATGATATGCCAATCCCACTTGGTGAGCCACACGATGTTGTTTCAATAGCTGCTAGTAAACTAAGTCCAGCGCTTACTTACAATATGGGTACAAACTCAAGAACAGGTGAGGCTAGCCCATATGCAACTCTAGCTGGTCAAGAAAGAGTTGAGAGAAACGGCAAAAATGTAACTGTCTATGCAACAATGATCAGAAGCCACATCAATCCAGAGCACATCGAAGTAAATAAAGGTGATAATGTAACAATTCACTTAACAAACCTAGAGCGCGCTCAAGATGAGACTCATGGATTTGGTATCGACCTTTACAACATTCACGCTTCACTAGAGCCTGGCAAAACTGCTTCAGTAAATTTTGTAGCTGATATGGAAGGTGTCTTTCCATACTACTGCACCGAGTTTTGTTCAGCACTTCACCTAGAGATGATGGGTTATTTGCTTGTTAAAGATCCAAGTAAAAAATATGAATCTGCAAAAAATAACAAGCTAAAAACTCTAAGCCCAGAAGCTTTAAAAGCCGAATACGACAAAGTAATCGCAACTAATAAGGCAACTGACGATGTTATCCAAGAGGTTGTTAAATACCTAAAAGAGAAACATTATGAGAAATATCCAAAAGTAAAAGCTTTGGTTGATGACGCACTTGATCAATACGGCCACATCAAAGAGGTAAAAGCTAAAGCTGACGAAGCTTATAAAAAAGGTGACGTAAACGGCGCTATCCTTTGGGAGTACCAAGTATGGCAATACATGGTTAAAACAGCTGACGTTGGCTTAAGAGCTAAAAATAACCTAGCTAAAGAGATCGCAACTCCGATGAGTCCAGCTGCCGCAAAAGGTGAAGAGGCTTATCTAAAAGGCGGTTGTAATGGTTGCCACGTTATCGGTCAAGTAAGCTCAGGTCCAGACCTAACAGGCGTTTTACTAAGACATGAAAATGGTGAAAAATGGGTAGCAGAATTTATCAAAGATCCTGCTAAGTTCTATAATGACGACTACATTAAATCAATGATTGATTACTTTAACCTTAGAATGCCAAATCAGCATATGAGTGATGAAGAGATCAAAAATATCATCGAATACCTAAAATGGGTAGATGAAAACGCTGGTATGTAG
- a CDS encoding ATP-dependent protease → MRFLLCISLFLITAFAQQLGCFINESNQSIVFIKDGQIKNLDIKETIYKNQECGNDGESFYIANLNNEIIEVANERNFLFAMPNVGCKISQIMAIKNKIYVACDMANEVSIGVFDKNLNKLLTKNYKDVYKISSLLPIDDELFFTSFNGKAFLLDKELNLKEKKRVGFAPLSACKFKGNDILLGFRDGEILDFKSGIKKQVLKSKISALACIEDEIFIGDGDGVVYKFDKDLKLKGQKALFGNEIKRIFIDKGVLNGVNLDNEIKSLEINSF, encoded by the coding sequence ATGAGATTTCTGCTTTGTATAAGTTTGTTTTTGATAACAGCTTTTGCCCAGCAATTAGGCTGCTTTATTAATGAAAGCAACCAAAGCATCGTCTTTATAAAAGATGGACAGATTAAAAATTTGGATATAAAAGAGACGATTTATAAAAATCAAGAGTGCGGAAATGATGGAGAATCCTTTTATATCGCAAATTTAAACAATGAGATTATTGAAGTGGCAAATGAGAGAAATTTTTTATTTGCCATGCCAAATGTTGGCTGTAAAATTTCGCAAATTATGGCAATTAAAAATAAAATTTACGTAGCTTGCGATATGGCTAATGAAGTAAGCATAGGCGTTTTTGATAAAAATCTAAATAAACTTTTAACTAAAAATTATAAAGATGTTTATAAAATTTCGAGCCTTTTGCCAATTGATGATGAGCTATTTTTTACGAGCTTTAATGGCAAAGCATTTTTGCTTGATAAAGAGCTTAATTTAAAAGAGAAAAAGCGTGTTGGCTTTGCTCCGCTTAGTGCCTGTAAATTTAAAGGGAATGATATTTTGCTTGGCTTTAGAGATGGAGAAATTTTAGATTTTAAAAGTGGAATTAAAAAACAAGTTTTAAAATCTAAAATTTCAGCTCTTGCGTGCATAGAGGATGAAATTTTTATAGGTGATGGGGATGGAGTAGTCTATAAATTTGACAAAGATCTTAAGCTAAAAGGGCAAAAGGCTCTTTTTGGCAATGAGATAAAAAGAATTTTTATAGATAAAGGCGTCTTAAATGGCGTAAATTTAGACAATGAGATAAAGAGTTTAGAGATAAATTCATTTTAA
- a CDS encoding cytochrome C, protein MSKYKIYTIVALVLMTVCFTLPVLGWHGAKERIADGDELPSYTYGIYNLYSSFQYKNHLLSKDVASDLHKMIEQKAEIGTPSFPIWYVSLEAPNYPKSAFPDGIPVYFHVDGYSGDVHEMNTINHYIGMYPMEHGGNLERAIAPYYLLISTLCMLAFLYYNGKFNSLLMVPTIIAPVLFMSAFAGWLYWYGHNMQEWGAFKIKPFMPTVLGDGSVAQFTTHSYPSIGFWVMIAMSVFCILAVFSKKKELNA, encoded by the coding sequence ATGAGTAAATATAAAATTTATACCATTGTTGCACTTGTCTTAATGACTGTTTGTTTTACTTTGCCTGTTCTTGGTTGGCACGGAGCAAAAGAGCGTATAGCTGATGGTGATGAACTACCATCTTATACTTACGGTATCTATAATCTTTATAGCTCATTTCAGTATAAAAATCACCTTTTATCAAAAGATGTAGCAAGCGATCTTCATAAGATGATCGAACAAAAAGCAGAGATTGGTACGCCATCTTTTCCTATCTGGTACGTCTCTCTTGAAGCTCCAAATTATCCAAAATCAGCCTTTCCTGATGGAATTCCTGTATATTTTCACGTAGATGGATATAGTGGCGATGTGCATGAGATGAATACGATAAATCACTACATTGGTATGTATCCTATGGAGCATGGTGGAAATTTAGAGCGAGCGATAGCGCCTTATTATTTGCTTATTTCAACGCTTTGTATGCTTGCATTTTTGTATTACAACGGCAAATTTAACTCACTTCTTATGGTTCCAACCATTATCGCGCCTGTGCTATTTATGAGCGCATTTGCAGGATGGCTTTACTGGTATGGACACAATATGCAAGAGTGGGGTGCATTTAAGATTAAACCATTTATGCCAACAGTTCTAGGCGATGGTAGCGTTGCACAATTTACAACACACTCTTATCCAAGTATCGGGTTTTGGGTTATGATTGCTATGAGTGTATTTTGCATACTTGCAGTATTTTCAAAGAAAAAAGAGCTAAATGCGTAA
- a CDS encoding undecaprenyl-diphosphate phosphatase — translation MEISHVIVLALVQGISEFLPISSSAHLILVPKLLGWPDQGLAFDVAVHVGTLSAILFYFKDTIFKLLRDFFTSIAQRKMVGDSLLVWCVGFATIPVGIFGLLFNNIIEEYARSGVVIAITTIVFGIALYFADLRSTNKSEYEMTIKFALIIGLAQAVALIPGVSRSGITMTAALFLGFSHKGSANFSFLMSIPVIILAGGLESIKLIKDPNALPWSDIALGVIISAVSAYLCVKLFMEIISRIRMLPFVIYRLILGAFLLYLFL, via the coding sequence ATGGAAATTTCTCACGTTATTGTTTTGGCCTTGGTGCAAGGTATAAGCGAATTTTTGCCGATATCTAGCTCAGCTCATCTCATCTTGGTGCCAAAGCTACTTGGCTGGCCAGATCAAGGGCTTGCTTTTGACGTGGCAGTGCATGTTGGTACGCTAAGCGCGATACTTTTTTATTTTAAAGATACGATTTTTAAGCTACTTCGCGACTTTTTTACCTCGATAGCACAAAGAAAGATGGTGGGCGATAGCTTGCTTGTTTGGTGTGTCGGCTTTGCTACCATTCCAGTTGGGATCTTTGGGCTTTTATTTAACAACATTATCGAAGAGTACGCAAGAAGCGGCGTTGTGATCGCTATTACTACGATCGTCTTTGGCATAGCACTTTACTTTGCAGATCTTCGCTCGACAAATAAAAGCGAATATGAAATGACCATAAAATTTGCGCTTATTATCGGCCTTGCTCAAGCTGTGGCGCTCATTCCTGGCGTCTCAAGATCAGGCATAACGATGACGGCAGCCTTATTTTTAGGATTTAGCCACAAGGGAAGTGCGAATTTCTCATTTTTGATGTCGATCCCAGTCATTATCCTAGCTGGTGGGCTTGAGAGTATCAAGCTTATAAAAGACCCAAATGCTCTGCCATGGAGTGACATCGCCCTTGGTGTCATTATAAGTGCTGTTAGTGCTTATCTCTGCGTTAAGCTATTTATGGAGATCATCTCAAGAATCAGGATGCTTCCTTTTGTCATCTACCGCTTGATTTTAGGAGCATTTTTACTTTATCTATTTTTGTGA